The following DNA comes from Vicia villosa cultivar HV-30 ecotype Madison, WI unplaced genomic scaffold, Vvil1.0 ctg.001598F_1_1, whole genome shotgun sequence.
AGTTGTGTAAGTAAATAAATGCTTTCCATGATTATTCACCTTTTTTGGTTCAATTTCCGTGTATATATTGCCACTTGTTTGGAACCCGAGCCAAGTTACAACCAAAAAAGCCCTCCGTGATCTTTGTTTCGATTGTTTCTTTTGCATAATGGAGATGAAAACATGAATTGTTTTGGATGTGCACAATTGCTAGTGAGTGTGATTAGTCTTTTGTGCTATCATTCCACTTTGTCCTTCATGACTTGTGAAGTGAAACTTAGGTGATTCAAGAATGAATATTATTTTCCTAATGCAATTGTGTTGAGATGTTTTGTGTTTAGAAGTTGATTCATAGTCATATTGtaatcttgtacaagcaagggatgaTTATCATGTATGCATGtaagtcaagtttgaaccattcattTGGTGTTGCTAACCttatgtaaatattatttttgtgcttGTGAGCTagctttgtttgaggacaaactgaAGTTCTAGTATGACAGAATCCGGATGTCATctatgatgtcatgacatctgatctgttataaAAGAACTATTTGCTCCGTTAACCATCCTTCCATAAGTGTGGAATTCTGCTAGGACTCTCAAAAAATCCCCTTTGACGGCCTCCCAAGAATCTTTTATAAACCCAGAATTCACTCCATCAGGGCCTGGGCTTTTTGAGCTCTCGCATTCCCATACCGCTCTACGGATTTCATCTTCTTAGAACTCTTGAACCAACCGATCTCTGTCACCTTCTTCCATTTTTTGGAAGAACATATTAGATGGAATAGGTCTTACACCTCTGCCTTCAAACAGCCCCTGGAAATGAGTGAAAATctcatttttaataatatttgctTCCTTTGTCATTCTTCCATTCACTTCTAGGGCCAGGTATCATTTTCTCTCCTTCTTCTGTTAATGCAGCCATGGAAATAACTGGAGTTCGCATCTCCTTCTCTCACCCATTTGATCCTAGCTCTTTGGCATTGGATACTACAATTAAGATACATGAGCTTGTGCAGATTCAAGTACACTTCTCTTTTGCGGTCTATCTCCATTGTGGATAACGTCGATGATTCGCCTTTAACTTCAAGCAAATTTAGTTCTTCCTTAGCACTCTTGATCTTACCTTCCAGGTTTTGCGTGTGTTGCTTGTGCCAATCTTTTAGTTTACCTTTGATCAGTTTcagtttttcttttaaaacataCACCCCCCATCCATCAATTTTCATATTCAGCCATTGTTCTCTAATGAAATCGTTATACCCATCTAGATATTTCCAGCAGTTTAGCATGCGAAACGGTTTTGAACCCCAACTTTGCGAAGAACCACCAAGTAGAATGGGGCAATGGTCGGATAATCCTTTATCTAATTCCCATTGCGTACTCGTAGGCCACGAACCAAACCATTCTTCTGCGATAAGGAATCTGTCCAATCTGCTCATTATTGTGCTGCCTGACCTTGACCAAGTAAAATTCCTCCCATGTAGAGGAAAATTGACCAAGTCTGAGCTTAAGATAAACTCATTGAAACCCTTTATATCCTCTCTTTTCGAATTATCATTTGCTCCTGTTCTTTCTTCTTCATATCGAATAGCATTAAAATCTCCTGCTATACATATTCTGTCACCATTCTTTTCTTGTATTCTTTCAGATAAACATCTCCATAATTCTCGCTTTCTTCTTGTGTCGCATGGAGCATATGTGTTTACTATGATTACTCTTTTCTCTTCCTCTCCGTATTCACCTTCCAACCAGAGAATCGAATCATACATCTGAATACTAGTTGCTGAAAACGCTCTTCTGTCCCAAATCGTCAAAATACCACCTGATCTTCCTTCAGATGGTTTACTAGCGAAATCAAATTCATCAGACTCCCATAACAAGCCGCAGTTCCTTCTATCAACATCTTCCATCTTTGTCTCTTGAATACAAACCACCAATGGTTTATGCTGCTGTACAAGCTTTTGGATCTCTTTTTTCTTAGCATACCTCCTAATCCTCTAATATTGTAACTGATTAAATTCATAACTTCACACAATTACACTCCACTCCCTCTGATAACCCTAAGGTCTTATTATCCTCTTTCTCCACCTTGCACCCCTACTGCCAACTGTTGGACCAGCTCTCCTTCCTCTCCTTTATGTATCAAACCAAATTCTTTCCCCAGATCCCAAACATCCTTTGCCGCTTCTACTTAGTTGGTTTTTTAAAACTGTTGTGGTGTAAGACTTGCTTTAATGCGAGTAATTGAATGTGTGAAGTGAGTTAATCAATTGTGAAGACATACAAATATGAAATAACTTTAGAATTTTTAGTTTAAATATGAAAAActtcattaataatattatttaagaattttaattttgtttatttaaacAAATACCTAATTATTGACAATTATGGTATCCTAAAAAATCGTTTTATACTAtcctaattaaatataaaaaaatcgcTTGAAAATTTAGGTCGagatttattttgattattttgcaATAATATTGTAGCTGAAATGCTAGAACACCTAAACTCAAGACCGTCATCTGTTACATTTTCGTTGTAGAGATTTGCTAACTCTGTTTGATACAGATTTGTTACAAAACTAGCTAATGTATTTGTGGTAGTAACTCGAAAATTTTCTTATAGTGATCTCGCATGACAATTTTGTTTTAGCAAAAATACGAATTTTCATATTTCACTAAATTATGTTACAATTTCTTTATctctaatataaattataaaaaaaattaaaaaattatgattttttaaaatttttaactaaaaaattCTCACTTTCTCtttgttgatttataaatattaatatattatatcaaTAAAGATATACGACAAAAATTATATTATCTTTTTGAAGTTTATTCAtatcaaacaaaatataataaaaaaattgttgaatACATTGACTATGAAACGTTGAAAATTTTTTATTCTATActgttttataatttttaatgttgaattatgtattttttagaattttttatgtaTGAcagctaattttttttttattttgatgattttgggCTTCGGCCCTCTCTTTTATAAAAAGAATAGTTGTTCTCGTTTCTGGGGTTATACTAGagtgtaatatttaattttaaccttgaaaaacataattaaaaaagttattaaattaaaaagtgaaatatcatttattttaaatatttttgttttacctaagtgatataatttataaaaaaaaaaaaaactagatagATTATAACGTTGCAGGCAATAAGTTGAACTATTTGCATGAGTGAAATTAGAGTTGTCAAAAAGGAAGTATTCAATTTTAAATGGATTGGCTTTGACACGCCTCAAGTATTTATTAAGAGCCGAAGTTCAAAAACTATTACCCAAACCCGATTTATACGGATTGGCTTTGGGCTGCCCAATTTTATAcgaactatttatttatttattttattttattttttatcaaaaataaaaatttataatattaattcttaaaaactaaaatataaaaaatatattattttaaatataatatattttggagcaatatattattttgacttaaatagtcttttggtccttgtaagttggggtgttttttattttcgtccatgtattttatttttcttgaaaatGATCCCTGAATGTTAAAGTCTTTTTGATTTTAGTCTCTAAAATTAAAATTCGCACgaaaatttgaaagaaaattcGCAGAAAATCTACAGATTTTTTTTACGGATTTTAACTTTAAGGACTAAGACCAAAAGTATTTTAACATTTAGggattatttttaagaaaaataagatacaatgacgaaaataaaaaacacctCAACTTACAAGGATCAAAAGACTATTTAAacctattatttttttataaatactatcatatatgttttaaaatataatatatatttaaattatataaaataatattcaacATAAGAGaaactaatataataatataaaaattgtgaaataaaacataaaaataattaaatattattatatcatattatatataatatttaaaataaaaagattaaataaaatatagataAAATTTAATAAAGTGAAAAAAACAAATGTGTTGATTTAAAATGAGaaaacataaatattaaaataaaattttaatattataattatgtgAATTTAACGGATTACCTGCTACCCATACATGTCGTCTAACCCTTAAAATATATGAGTTctaattttaaacaaatttaacgGAGTGATCCATATGATCTAATTCATTTTTTTCATCTGATCACAACCATTAACAACTTAAGAAGAAAAAATGGAGCCATTTAAATTTAGAGTTTAATGAAGATGTAGTAATAACAAtgtaaaatttttttattgtcgtaataaaaatatatcattctattatattttacaaataattaaaattttaaatctgATTTGACAGGATACATAATGGTATACAAAACTAATTTACAGTCTAGGTGCATTCttattttctcttcaatttaaGCTCAATATATTTAGAAATATTTGAAAAACTAAATCTGTATTATCAACTATTAAGTCTTACCTTATACTCCTAAAGATTAAACAATAATTGATGTTATAGCGGCATAAATACAGGAAACTAACTTCAGTGTATGACAgctaaaaaatacaaacaaactCACTCAATTTTGTGTCAAATATAAACTTCACGTAACTGAATACCGCTTAACTATTtctaaccaaaaaaataaaataccgCTTAACTATTACTCCCTATTTTACAATTATAGTAAAAATGCATACTATAAAATACAACTATACTAGTACTCCTTTTGTCACAAATCCTGTCTATATACAATTCTCTTAATTTTAGGAAAAAAGAAACaacttttcttttcttaaattCTGCCTATAAATCTCGTGAGTCATAAACTCATACAGACCTTAGTAATTCaatttttaaggagaaaattttTGAGCAAAGTTGGAATAAATCATGTCTTCTTGGAATTCAGTTCCACTCCATGTCTCCTATGAAGCTCTTGGCTGGTTTGCTTTTGTTTGTTGGTCTATTAGTTTCTGGCCTCAAGTCATCTTGAATTTCCGCAGGAAAAGGTAATAATATAAacaaacctagaaaatatcataattcataattattattttattgtgtaatttttttattgatttttttgtttattttgtttttttaatagtgTTGTGGGGCTGAACTTTGATTTTGTGCTGCTGAATCTGACGAAGCACTCGTCGTATCTTATATATAATGCGTCTTTGTACTTTAGCACTGCAATTCAGAATCAATACAGACACAAATATGGAGAGAAACAGGTTTGTGAATTTCTATTACCATTCAATTTATGATTTAGGTTTTGATATCTTGTGAAATGagatgatgtttttttttttttttgaatatatatGATTTATTGTTTGTAAATTGTGGCACTGTTAATTGAACTTGATCTGGTTCATGCTTATCTAAAAAATCTAAATAatgtagagagagagagaatgcatTATTATATGAAAAAGTCAAAGAAAGGAGAAAGAAAATATagtaaaagattccattttaagACGGGGCTTTCGGAAGGAAAATAAAAGGAGTGACGGAATAAAATactctttctcttttttattaaataatcactattataataaatatttcacttttaaatttattaagAAATTGATGTATTTAACTTAAATATAGACTAGATTCatcttttatttaaatgttttataaagaatattaaaaaattgatgtATTTAACTTCAAATATAGATTAGATTcatttttgatttatttatttttaaaaatatttatttataataatgacCTAGtctaagatttttttttaatactatgACTCATTGAGTAAAAAGTTACTACTATTAAATAAATGAAAAGCCTAAAATGTAGACTGTATAGAATATTTATAAGAGGTTAAAGGTACTGCACTGAAagagtgtaaaaaagttttacactgtcatgcaataaattttttaaaaattacagtCTGATTTATCTTGATTCatagttgtgattggttgacagtgtaaaattttttttacattgtAAGTGCATCACTCATTTTCTCTATTTATAAAACTTATTAGCTTTCTGACTAATAAATTTTAGAGTAGTtaggattttgatttttttaattttataattgttCTGTTATGATTTTTAAAGTTTCAGAAGGTAACCActttttttcttaataatattTTGCAGATGATACCCGTGGCAGCAAACGATGTTGCTTTCTCAATCCATGCTGTTCTACTAACAGCAGTTTCATTGTTCCAAATTGCAATCTATGATGTTAGTGCAACTTTTCCTTATTCTTGAACTTATAAGCATCGTAACTAAAAGTAACAAAATTTTGATTATTTTCATGCAGCGTGGAAGCCAAAAAGTATCTAAAATCGCTTGGGCTATAGTCACTGTTGCATGGACGGTAGCAGCTGTGTGTTTCTTTGTGGCATTGAACAATCATCACTGGCTCTGGCTTCTCTCAATCTTCACGTATGTTATCTCTTTTAATAACTACTTTTAATGCATTATTGGTTATGGAAGTTTGATTATTCTAACATTTTTTTCTGACTTTTTGTTGAAATTGATCAACTTGCAGTACCATTCAAGTTACTATGACTGTCGTCAAATATATTCCTCAGGTTaggattaattataaataaatgctATTTTGTCTCGAATTGAATCTTAAACCAATATGTTACATTCATTTAACTCGACTAATAATTCTGTTTGTGACAACAGGCCGTGATGAACTTTAAGAGAAAAAGTACTGATGGATGGAGTATTGAGAACATTCTACTCGACTTTTCTGGAGGGGTAGCAAACTATCTACAAATGGCTATGCAATCCATTGATCAAAGTAAGTTATCTTCCTTAACTAATTTATCTTTTGTATGAATTTATAGTTTCAAACACGTCTGTATGTCTGTTTTTGTCTCAAATTAGCCACAGTGAAATTGTGAATAAATATAGCCTCATAGTAAATTTATTACGGCTAAATTATGGTTAAATAAGACTCTTAGTCGTCTTGTCAAGGTTGAATTATGACTAACCTGTAATGGActttcaaaaacttgaaaactaCCTAGTTTTATTTCAAGCGGCATGATTATAAGATTATTGCATCTTTGTTTTTCAGGTTCATGGGTGAACTTCTATGGAAACATTGGAAAACTATTGCTATCCTTGGTATGTATCAGTGTATCATTCTCTTACTTTATGAAATGTTATTGATGAACATGATTTCTCATTCTTTAACAATATTGCAGGTGTCTATATTCTTTGACATCCTCTTCATAATCCAACATTATGTGTTATATCCCGAAAGAAAACGCAAACCAGAGACAACTCCTGAATATGACAATGCAGCCAAGTCTTCTGATCCAACATTGTCTCAAAATGTCTAAGGGAgcgttttgtgaattttattctagggaacaatataaaaaaatagtgtTTGGTTAATAGTTTTGTTTTGGATAGAAATGAAATATGTTTGGTTTGTAAAATTAAGTTTTTTGAATGAATGTTATAATTTTGAAATTTCACATATTATCTCCTAGAACTTCAATATCTATAAAATGAATCATCTCTGTCATCTGTCATGAGTTTTGCATAGCTTATTTGAGTTGTTATTTTTCAGCCTATAAAATCCATtaacaaatttatatttaataacaagaaaaaaattgaatttatgaAGAATCATGATTTTACTCTGGCGATTTTTTTGAACGAAAAACATACAATTAAGCTCCGTTTCCTTTCTACCTTAGTTCCTTCTTAATCAAGCCTAAATTCGTCGCTTTCCACCATGACCTCCGCTGTCACCGTCCAAAACAAAGCCACCGTTGTCATTCCATGGTCTAGCCTTCAATCACAAAATACTAACCCTCCACTTAATGATCAACAACCATCTATGGTAAAATGTTTCTTTGCGGTTAACAATGTTTATGATATTCCTTTTGTCTGAACTACCTCAACGGATTATAAATAGGGATAAAATTGCAATTACGAAACTAGAAATGGGTGTAGAAACATGTAAATTCAATCTTCATGAAAGGATTATTTAGTCTAAAGGTGCAACTTCTTTGAAAGTTATTGCCTTGAAAGACAAGCTAAATCCCTTATGGAAATCTCTAAGCAAACAGGGGAATCACATCGCTAAAAAATGATATTGTCAATTACTATGAATATCATTATCTCAAGTACAAAATAATCACAATCTTTCTTGTGCATGCAAAGGGGATTTCAATAAAATTCTTGGAGCTCACAAACACACAGGTGTTCACTTGATTGTCTAACTTCTAGCGAAGGAATTTAGGATCTcgtatgaaaataataatttgttGCATCTGTTGGAATAAGATTTGTTCAAATCCTTAaaagattttgatgatgacaaagtaTTTTAGAACAATAGAGTTTTACCGATGGTTGTTCAAGTGCGAGGAATCAAAAGACATTAACCTTGATATAAATCAAGGTAAACACTTAGAAGAATCATTAAGAGATATGCAAAATTGTTCTGAATCTAAAGGATCGGAACCAAGCTTTCATGCTCTGAAAAAGTCTACTCAAGTTTCTCTGATGTTGTGTTAAAGCCTACTTGGAAATCTAAAGACCATCAATGTTTGAAGACTAGAGTCACGCGAAGCAAGCAGACGCTGTTATAAGGAATGACTCTAAAACTTATGAACAAGCTTCATCAACAGTTCTGAAGTCTCTACTTCAAAGGATTATTGTCTATCTCAAGTCAACAACTCTAAAAGTATTCATCCAGATTAGTTTGATCAAGATTCTGATAAAGGAAAACTCAGAACCCGTGAACTTAAGACTCTGTAGTCTCATTCTAACTAGGTTCTGAAGACATACTCTAACTTCTAATCAAGCTTTAACTAATTCTATAAGAAGCCACCGATTCAGGAAGTTCAATATAAAAGATAACAATGACTTTATTCAAGCTTCAACAAACGTCTACAAGAAGTCTCCAATATGAAGTTATCTAAAGAAGATTGCATGACAACGTAAAACTACTTTAAGTCTATTCAAGAAAGTAATGTTGTCAGGATCCTATCTCTTCAGCTTTTTTGCAAACTTTACTCTGCTCATCTCAACGTCTTTATGCTAGCTATACTTAAACTTCATTTTATGTGTTATAGCAAAATACCTTCAAGTGCTATTTGTACTATAGGTAGTCTCAACCTTCAACGGCTACTTGTACTATAGGTAGTTTCAATCTTCAAACAGTTACTTGTATTATGAGTAGTTTCAATCTTCAAcgaatttattttcatattctataAATGAAGAAAATTGAAGTAGAAAATGTGTGTGCATGACTGTGTGTACACAAGAATGTGATACCAGATCACACGatgagaattgagagaaaaaTTATGTGACACATAAAACACATACAAGAGAAACACACAAAAGaaccaaaaatctaacaaaaaggGTTATTGTGTGTTAAAGAAAAGAGAGCAGAGTAAGACATATTCACATATGACTAGGAGAGTTAAAATAAAGAATATGTGAAGAAGGCACAACAAATGAAGGTCATATgtgttgaagaagaagagaaataatgAAGATTTCATTCTTATACACTTAGGAGCTACTCAACTTGTATCTTGCTCAAAGTGTAAAACCTTTGTGTATCTGCTTAACTAAGAAGCACACATATAAACACAAAGGTTAATAACAgattcttttattaaaaaaatctggAGTCTCCAACATTCATGCTTGAGCACAAGTATCTTTCAGTTATGATTGAATAGATGTTCTGAACTGAGGTTTAGGCAAGGAAGTCACTTGCTTGAGGGCTTGAGCAGGAAGTCTCTTGTCTGAGGAATTGAGCAGGAAGTCTCAATCTGGAGGATTGAGCAGGAAATCTCTTGCTTAAGGGCTTGAGAAGGAAGTCTTTATCTGGAGGATTGAGCAGGAAGTCTCTTGCTTGAGGGCTTGAGCAAGAAGTCTCGATCTGGAGGATTGAGCACGAAGTCTCTTGTCTGAGGACTTAAGCAGGAAGTCTTGATCTGTAGGATTGAGCAAGGAATGTCTT
Coding sequences within:
- the LOC131635950 gene encoding uncharacterized protein LOC131635950, with the protein product MEDVDRRNCGLLWESDEFDFASKPSEGRSGGILTIWDRRAFSATSIQMYDSILWLEGEYGEEEKRVIIVNTYAPCDTRRKRELWRCLSERIQEKNGDRICIAGDFNAIRYEEERTGANDNSKREDIKGFNEFILSSDLVNFPLHGRNFTWSRSGSTIMSRLDRFLIAEEWFGSWPTSTQWELDKGLSDHCPILLGGSSQSWGSKPFRMLNCWKYLDGYNDFIREQWLNMKIDGWGVYVLKEKLKLIKGKLKDWHKQHTQNLEGKIKSAKEELNLLEVKGESSTLSTMEIDRKREVYLNLHKLMYLNCSIQCQRARIKWGLFEGRGVRPIPSNMFFQKMEEGDRDRLVQEF
- the LOC131635947 gene encoding cystinosin homolog, yielding MSSWNSVPLHVSYEALGWFAFVCWSISFWPQVILNFRRKSVVGLNFDFVLLNLTKHSSYLIYNASLYFSTAIQNQYRHKYGEKQMIPVAANDVAFSIHAVLLTAVSLFQIAIYDRGSQKVSKIAWAIVTVAWTVAAVCFFVALNNHHWLWLLSIFTTIQVTMTVVKYIPQAVMNFKRKSTDGWSIENILLDFSGGVANYLQMAMQSIDQSSWVNFYGNIGKLLLSLVSIFFDILFIIQHYVLYPERKRKPETTPEYDNAAKSSDPTLSQNV